Part of the Streptomyces sp. NBC_01353 genome, GCCGGAGACGTCGACGGCGACACCCGCCTCGTCGCCCTGCAGCGGCTGCAGGGCGGCGAACTGGGAATCGAGCAGCGCGGTCGGCATGAAGTGCCCCTTGCGCTCGTTCATCCGCCTCTCGATCAGCTCGCGGTCGCCGGTCAGATGGAGGAAGACCACGCCCGGGGCGGCCGCCCGCAGCCGGTCCCGGTAGATCCGCTTCAGGGCGGAGCTGCTCACCACCCCGCCGTTCCCTTCACGGCCGTGCGCCCACTCGCCGATCGCGTCGAGCCAAGGGCCGCGGTCCGCGTCGTCCAGCGGGATGCCGGCCGACATCTTGGCGACGTTCGCCGCCGGGTGGAAGTCGTCGCCCTCGGCGTAGGGGACTCCAAGGGCGTCCGCGACCAGCGGACCGATGGTCGTCTTGCCGGTGCCGGCGACGCCCATCACGACGACGACCTGGGGGACCGTCGGGGAGGTGGTGCTCATGGGGTGGTGCCTCGCTGTCTTCTGCGACATCGATTCCGTCGCGCTCATGAAACCCATTGGGTACGACGTATTCAAGAGCCTGTGACATTAAAGTCATACTTTTAGTTCTCGATCTTGGTGCCCGCGTAGGCTGACCCCCATGACGACACCGGCCCAGGGGCTCCATCCACACGTCCTCGCCACCCTGGGCCTGGCGATCACCGCGGGGGAGTACCCGCCCGGCAGCGTGCTGCGCACCGACGAGCTCGCCCAGCGCTTCGACGTCTCCCGCACGGTCGTGCGCGAGGTCGTCCGCGTCCTGGAATCCATGCACCTGGTCGAGTCCCGCCGCCGCGTCGGCGTGATCGTCCTGCCGACGGCGCAGTGGAACGTGTACGACCCCCAGGTCATCCGCTGGCGCCTGGCCGGCGCCGACCGGCCCCGCCAGCTGCGCTCGCTCACCGTGCTGCGCTCCGCCGTCGAACCGGTCGCCGCCGGGCTCGCCGCCGTCCACGCCACCCCCGAGCAGTGCCGCGAGCTGACCGAGCAGGCGCTCGGCATGGTCGCCACCTCGCGCGGCCGGCAGCTGGAGGCGTACCTCGTCCACGACATCGCCTTCCATCGGGTCGTCCTCAACGCCTCCGGCAACGAGATGTTCGCCCGCCTCGGCGACGTGGTCGCCGAGGTGCTCACCGGCCGTACGCACCACCAGGTGATGTTCGAGGACCCCGACCCGGCCGCCGTCACCCTCCACGTCCAGGTCGCCGAGGCGGTGCGGGAGAGGGACGCGGCCCGAGCCGAGGAACTCACCCGCCAGATCGCGGTCGGCGCACTTAAGGAACTGGACGTTCTCGCGCCGTAAACCCTGCCGATCCCAGGCATTCGGCCTGTAGGAACCTCAGAAGTAGCTCAAATAAGGGCGTTCAGTGACATTGGCCACTGCTGAAATCCCGCCTTGCCGTGACGATGTGCGCTGGCCGTGAGAGCCGTGGACGACCTCCACGCGCGCGGCCGGGTACCGCACAGACCCTCCCCTCACGAAGGCGAACAACTCCATGAGTGACCGCACCCTCCCTGCGGCCGACACGCTGTCCGCCACGCCACCGGCGACGGCATCCGGGGCGTCCCCCCACGTAGACGCCGGCGACGCCGGGTACCGCAAGGACCTCAAGTCCCGGCACATCAACATGATCGCCGTCGGCGGCGCGATCGGCACCGGCCTCTTCCTCGGCGCCGGTGGCCGCATGGCCAACGCCGGACCCTCTCTCTTCATCGCGTACGCGGTCTGCGGCGTCTTCGCCTTCTTCGTGGTGCGGGCCCTCGGCGAGCTGGTCCTCTACCGCCCCTCCTCCGGAGCCTTCGTCTCCTACGCCCGTGAGTTCATGGGCGAGAAGGGCGCCTACACGGCCGGCTGGCTCTACTTCCTCAACTGGTCGACCACCGCCATCGCGGACATCACCGCGGCCGCGACCTACGCCCACTTCTGGGCCATGTTCAGCGACGTCCCGCAGTGGATCCTCGCCCTGATCGCCCTCGCGGTCGTCCTCGCCGCCAACCTCATCTCGGTGAAGTACTTCGGCGAGATGGAGTTCTGGTTCGCGATCATCAAGGTCGGCGCCCTCGTCGCCTTCATGCTGATCGGCATCTTCCTGATCGTGACCTCGCACGAGGTCGGCGGCCACACCCCGGGCCTGTCCACCATCACGGACAACGGCGGCATCTTCCCCAGCGGTGTCATGCCGATGTTGCTGCTGATCCAGGGTGTCGTCTTCGCGTACGCCTCCGTCGAGCTGTGCGGCGTCGCCGCCGGTGAGACCGAGAACCCCGAGAAGATCATGCCGAAGGCGATCAACTCGATCATGTGGCGCGTGGGCCTCTTCTACGTCGGCTCCGTCGTCCTCCTCGCGCTGCTCCTGCCGTACACCGCGTACTCCGGCGACCAGAGCCCCTTCGTCACGGTCTTCGACAAGCTGGGCATCCCCGGCGCCGCCGGCGTGATGAACCTGGTCGTCCTCACCGCCGCGCTCTCCAGCCTGAACTCGGGTCTCTACTCCACCGGCCGGATCCTGCGCTCCATGTCGCTGGCGGGCTCCGCTCCCAAGTTCACCGGCGTCATGAACAAGGGCGGCGTGCCCTACGGCGGCATCCTGCTGACCGCCGCCTTCGGTGTCCTCGGTGTCGGCCTGAACTACCTCATGCCCGGCGAGGCCTTCGAGCTCGTCCTGAACTTCGCCTCCATCGGCATCATCGGCACCTGGGCCATGATCATGGTCTGCTCGCTGCTCTTCGTGAACCGCTCCAAGGAAGGCCGGGTCACCCGTCCCGGCTACCAGCTGCCCTGGGCCCCGTACACCCAGATCGTCACGCTGGTCTTCCTCGGCTCGGTCCTCGTCCTGATGTGGATGGACGGTGGCATCAGCCGCACCACCGTGAACTGCCTCCCGCTGATCGGGCTCCTGCTCGTCGGCGGCTGGTTCCTGGTGCGCAAGCGGGTCCGCGCGACCGCCGCCACGTTCAAGGACTGACGGCTCCCACCGCGTACGCCCCCACCTACACCCCCCACGGGTGAAGAGACCCCCGCAGGCAGAACCTGCGGGGGTCTCGCCCTTTGTCAGGAGATAGTGGTACCCAAGAGCCTTACCGAGGAAGGGAAGTACCCGATGGCGCAGCAGGTCCAGGGGGTCGTCGCCCCCGGCAGGAACGAACCCGTGCGGGTGGAGACGATCGTGATTCCCGACCCCGGCCCCGGCGAGGCCGTGGTGAAGATCCAGGCGTGCGGGGTCTGCCATACCGACCTCCACTACAAACAGGGTGCCATCAACGACGAGTTCCCCTTCCTCCTCGGCCACGAGGCGGCGGGCATCGTCGAGTCGGTCGGCGCGGGCGTCACCGACGTGGCCCCCGGGGACTTCGTCATCCTCAACTGGCGTGCCGTGTGCGGCGCCTGCCGGGCCTGTCTGCGCGGCCGCCCCCAGTACTGCTTCGACACCCACAACGCCCGGCAGAAGATGACGCTGGCCTCCACCGGCCAGGAACTCTCCCCGGCCCTGGGGATCGGCGCGTTCGCCGAGAAGACCCTGGTCGCCGCCGGCCAGTGCACCAAGGTCGACCCGTCCGTCGCCCCCGAAGTCGCCGGACTCCTCGGCTGCGGCGTCATGGCCGGCATCGGCGCTGCCATCAACACCGGCAACGTCGGCCGAGGCGACACCGTCGCCGTCATCGGCTGCGGCGGCGTCGGCGACGCGGCCGTCGTCGGCTCCCGCCTCGCCGGCGCGGCGAGGATCATCGCCGTCGACATCGACGACCGCAAGCTGGAGACCGCGCGGGCGATGGGCGCCACCCACACCGTCAACTCCCGCTCCACCGACCCGGTCGAGGCCGTCCGCGAGCTCACCGGAGGTTTCGGCGCCGACGTGGTCATCGAGGCCGTCGGCCGCCCGGAGACGTACAAGCAGGCGTTCTACGCCCGCGACCTCGCCGGAACCGTCGTCCTCGTCGGCGTCCCCACCCCCGAGATGCGGCTCGAACTCCCGCTCCTGGACGTCTTCGGCCGTGGCGGCGCGCTCAAGTCCTCCTGGTACGGCGACTGTCTGCCCTCCCGCGACTTCCCGATGCTCATCGACCTGCACCAGCAGGGCCGCATCGACCTCGCCGCCTTCGTCACCGAGACCATCGGCCTCGGCGACATCGAGAAGGCCTTCGCCCGGATGCACGAGGGCGACGTCCTGCGTTCGGTGGTGGTCCTCTGATGGCGGCACGTATCGACCACCTGGTCACCTCCGGCACCTTCAGCCTCGACGGCGGCACCTGGGACGTCGACAACAACGTCTGGATCGTGGGTGACGACACGGAGGCGATCGTCATCGACGCCGCCCACGACGCCGCCGCCATCCTCGCCGCGCTCGACGGCCGCACCCTGCGCGCGATCATCTGCACCCACGCCCACAACGACCACATCGACGCGGCCCCGGCCCTGGCCGCCGCCACCGGCGCCCGGATCCTGCTCCACCCCGACGACCAGCCGCTCTGGAAGCAGACCCACCCCGACCACACCCCCGACGGCGAACTCGCCGACGGTCAGATCCTCACCATCGCCGGTACGGACCTCAAGGTCCTGCACACGCCCGGTCACGCGCCCGGAGCAGTCTGCCTCCACGCCCCCGACCTGGGCACCGTCTTCACCGGCGACACTCTGTTCCAGGGCGGCCCCGGTGCGACGGGCCGGTCCTTCTCCCACTTCCCCACGATCGTCGACTCGATCCGCGACCGGCTGCTGACCCTCCCACCGGAGACGGTCGTCCGCACCGGCCACGGCGACACCACCACGATCGGCGCCGAGGCCCCGCACCTGGAGGAGTGGATCAGCCGAGGCCACTGAGCCGCAGCCGGCTCTCGAACCTCAACGGCGTGCCCGAGAACGGGTCGGTGAACTCCAGCGTCCGCGCGAGCAGTTGCAGCGGACGCCCGAAGTCCTCCGGCCCGTCCTCGCGCACCACTGGATAGACCGGATCGTGCAGGATCGGCAGTCCCAGCGCGTTCATGTGCACCCGCAGCTGATGGGTGCGCCCGGTCGCCGGCAGCAGCCGGTAGCGCCCGAGCCCCTCCCGGTGCTCGACCAGCTCTATCCGGCTCTCGGCGTTCGGCTCGCCCGGCTCCTCCCGGGCGGCCATCACCCCGCGCTCCTTCACGATCCGGCTCCGCACCGTCACGGGCAGCACGACCGCCGGGTCGTACGGCGCCACCGCCTCGTACTCCTTGCCGACCGACCGGTCCCGGAACAGCGTCTGGTACGCCCCCCGGTCCCCGGGCCGCACGACGAACAGCACTAGGCCGGCCGTCAGCCGGTCGAGCCGGTGCGCGGGCTGCAACGTGGGCAGCCCCAGCTCCCGCCGCAGCCGAGCGAGCGCCGTCTCGGTCACATGCCGCCCGCGGGGCATCGTCGCCAGGAAGTGCGGCTTGTCGACGACCAGGATCCGCTCGTCCCGATGCACGACCCCGATCTCGAAGGGCACCCGCTCCTCCGCCGGAAAGTCCCGGTGGAACCAGAGATACAGCCCGGCGGTGTACGGCTCCTCCCCGTCCAAGGGCCCGTCCGTGCCCACGAACCGCCCGCCCGCGAGCATCTCCTCGACCCGCGCGATCCCGACGGCACCCCCGAAGCGGTCCCGCAGATGATCCCCGACGGTCGTCCAGGCGCCATCGGGATCCTCCGGCAGCCGTACACGTGCCGGATCGATGCCGTCGCGCTGGGGGAGCGGCGCCACCGGAGCCTTCGTTCTGCGTCTCACCGCACCACGGTAACCACCCCTCTACGCCTCCCTACGCCCACAGCCGCGCACCCACCTCGGCCCAACTGCGTAGAGCGAGCCCGCCTTCACTCCGCGTAGCGACCTCCGCGCGAGGGAAGGAGCACACTGCCGCTGACACCTAGGGGGCCGCATGGAACCGCTCGCCGTGGGCGCAGTCGTCACACTGATCGCCCGCTACGCCGAACACCTCGCCGGCGCCGTGGTCGACTCCGCCGTCGCCGACCGGCTGCGCCGCCTCTGGGACAGCGTGACCGCCCGCTTCAGCGGCGACCCGGTCGCCGAAGGCGCCCTGCGCCGCCTCCAGGGCCAGCCCGACAACGCCAACCGGCGCGGCGCGGTGGAGGACCACCTCCAGGAACTGGCCGAGAACGACCCAGAGTTCGCCCGCTCCCTCGCCGCACTCCTGCGCGAGGCGGCCGACGCGGACGGCGACTCCGGCACCGTGCGGATCGACGACGCGGGCGCCGTCACCCTGGACGGCTCCGTCGTCGAGATCCGCGGCGGCTCCATCGCGGCGGGCCGGGACGTGAAGGTCGACGGACCGCACATCCCGGCGGCCCGACCCTCCGTCGAGAACGGCTGACCGATGTGGGGGTCCGGGCGCCGGCGTCACGGCCGCCGACCTCCGGGAGTACGCGGGGAACGCCGAAGTCCCCGTCGAGAAGATCTCGACGGGGACTTCGTGTGGTGTCCGAGGGGGGACTTGAACCCCCACGCCCGATAAAGGGCACTAGCACCTCAAGCTAGCGCGTCTGCCATTCCGCCACCCGGACAAGGTGTCTGTCTTTCCGGCCGCTCGGCCGTTCCGACGTGGAAAACCATAGCAAACATTCGGAGTGGCCGATCACCACCCCGTTCCGGCCGGAACCATGTGACAGCCGCATGTCGGCCGAGGGCCGCCCTTGGGTCCCGGGCCCCCGCGCGGGAGGATGGGGGCGACCACCAGCAAGCACGTGGGGCACGTAGTGGGAGGAAGCAGCGTGAGTGAGTCGAACACGGCCCGGAGCGTCACCGGTGAAGACGAGGTCGTCGACCTCTGTCGCGACCTCATCCGCATCGACACCAGCAACTACGGCGACCACTCCGGCCCCGGCGAGCGGGCGGCGGCGGAGTACGTCGCAGAGAAGCTCGCGGAGGTCGGGCTCGAGCCGAAGATCATCGAGTCGCACAAGGGGCGGGCCTCCACCGTCGCCCGCATCGAGGGCGAGGACCCCTCCCGGCCGGCCCTGCTCATCCACGGCCACACCGACGTCGTACCGGCCAACGCCGAGGACTGGACCCACCACCCCTTCTCCGGCGAGGTCGCCGACGGCTGCGTCTGGGGCCGGGGCGCGGTCGACATGAAGGACATGGACGCGATGACCCTCGCGGTCGTCCGGGACCGGATGCGCAGCGGCCGCAAGCCTCCGCGCGACATCGTCCTCGCCTTCCTCGCCGACGAGGAGGCGGGCGGCACCTACGGCGCCCGGCACCTGGTCGACCACCACCGGGACCTCTTCGACGGGGTGACGGAGGCGATCGGCGAGGTCGGTGGCTTCTCCTTCACCGTCAACGAGAACCTGCGGCTCTACCTGGTCGAGACGGCCCAGAAGGGCATGCACTGGATGCGGCTGACCGTCGAGGGCACCGCCGGCCACGGCTCGATGACCAACAACGACAACGCGATCACCGAGCTCTGCGAGGCCGTCGGCCGGCTCGGGCGCCACCAGTGGCCGGTCAGGGTGACCAAGACCGTACGGTCCTTCCTCGACGAGCTCTCGGACGCCCTGGGCACCCCGCTCGACCCCGAGGACATGGAGGCCACGCTCGCCAAGCTCGGCGGCATCGCCAAGATGGTCGGCGCGACGCTGCGCAACTCCGCCGCCCCGACCATGCTCGGCGCCGGGTACAAGGTCAACGTCATCCCGGGCCAGGCCACGGCGCACGTCGACGGACGGTTCCTGCCGGGTCACGAGGAGGAGTTCCTGGCCGATCTCGACCGGATCCTCGGGCCACGGGTCAAGCGCGAGGACGTGCACGGGGACAAGGCCCTGGAGACCAGCTTCGACGGCGACCTCGTCGACGCGATGCAGCTGGCCCTCAAGGCGGAGGACCCGATCGCCCGTGCCGTGCCGTACATGCTCTCCGGCGGCACCGACGCCAAGTCCTTCGACGACCTCGGGATCCGCTGCTTCGGCTTCGCGCCGCTCAAGCTGCCGCCGGAGCTGGACTTCGCCGGGATGTTCCACGGCGTGGACGAGCGCGTTCCGGTCGACGGACTGAAGTTCGGTGTCCGTGTCCTCGACCGGTTCATCGACGCCTCCTGAGCCGCCCTCCCGTCACGCTTTCCGCGGTGCCTTCCGATATTCGGCCGCGCGTACGCATGTGACCGGAAAGAGTGAATGCGCTCATAGGCTCGTAGCCCCAATACCTCCTCCTCGTTACAGGTGGTGCGGTCCGCGGCTGGGATCGCATTGCCAACAAGGAGGAATAATGATCAAGAAGGTCGTCGCTGCTGCGGCTGCCACCGGCGGTCTCGTTCTCGCGGGTGCGGGCATGGCCGTTGCCGACTCGGGTGCCCAGGGTGCCGCCATCGGTTCCCCTGGCGTGCTCTCGGGCAACGTCGTCCAGGTGCCGGTTCACGTCCCCGTGAACGTGTGCGGCAACACGGTCTCCGTGATCGGGCTGCTGAACCCCACCTTCGGCAACACCTGCATCAACGCCTGACGTTGTGCCTCGACCCGTGAGGGTCTGAGCCAGTCCGGCCCCGGAGTGCGTGCCATGCACTCCGGGGCCGGTGGGCATTTCCGCCCCGGGCGTCGTGCCCGGTGGCCCTCTTCTTCCACAGCTCGGCGGCTCCGAAGCTCGGAAGGCAGAAGCCGAGAAGGCAGGGAACAACTATGCGACAGGTCACGCGCAAAGGCCTGATCACCATTGTGGCTGCGGGCGGCGTCATCGCCCTCGGCGGTGGTTATGCGAATGCTGATTCGGGTGCGAACGGCAAGGCCTCGAATTCCCCGGGCGTCGCGTCCGGAAACACCGTCCAGGTGCCGGTTCACGTTCCGGTGAACGCCTGCGGAAACACCATCAGTGTCATCGGGTTGATCAACCCGGCGTTTGGCAACACGTGCGCCAACGTCTCGAAGCCGGGCCGTGGCGACTCCTCGGCCGAGGGTGGCACCAGCAACTCGCCGGGTGTCGGTTCCGGCAACACCGTGCAGGTGCCGGTCGACGTCCCGGTCAATGCGTGCGGCAACAGCGTCACGGTCATCGGCGGCCTCAACCCGACGTTCGGCAACGGGTGCGGCAACGGCGTCGAGCCCACGCACCCGGGGAACCCTGGGAATCCCGGCAACCCCGGGAACCCTGGAAACCCTGGGAA contains:
- a CDS encoding S-(hydroxymethyl)mycothiol dehydrogenase; its protein translation is MAQQVQGVVAPGRNEPVRVETIVIPDPGPGEAVVKIQACGVCHTDLHYKQGAINDEFPFLLGHEAAGIVESVGAGVTDVAPGDFVILNWRAVCGACRACLRGRPQYCFDTHNARQKMTLASTGQELSPALGIGAFAEKTLVAAGQCTKVDPSVAPEVAGLLGCGVMAGIGAAINTGNVGRGDTVAVIGCGGVGDAAVVGSRLAGAARIIAVDIDDRKLETARAMGATHTVNSRSTDPVEAVRELTGGFGADVVIEAVGRPETYKQAFYARDLAGTVVLVGVPTPEMRLELPLLDVFGRGGALKSSWYGDCLPSRDFPMLIDLHQQGRIDLAAFVTETIGLGDIEKAFARMHEGDVLRSVVVL
- a CDS encoding FCD domain-containing protein; this encodes MTTPAQGLHPHVLATLGLAITAGEYPPGSVLRTDELAQRFDVSRTVVREVVRVLESMHLVESRRRVGVIVLPTAQWNVYDPQVIRWRLAGADRPRQLRSLTVLRSAVEPVAAGLAAVHATPEQCRELTEQALGMVATSRGRQLEAYLVHDIAFHRVVLNASGNEMFARLGDVVAEVLTGRTHHQVMFEDPDPAAVTLHVQVAEAVRERDAARAEELTRQIAVGALKELDVLAP
- a CDS encoding M20/M25/M40 family metallo-hydrolase; translation: MSESNTARSVTGEDEVVDLCRDLIRIDTSNYGDHSGPGERAAAEYVAEKLAEVGLEPKIIESHKGRASTVARIEGEDPSRPALLIHGHTDVVPANAEDWTHHPFSGEVADGCVWGRGAVDMKDMDAMTLAVVRDRMRSGRKPPRDIVLAFLADEEAGGTYGARHLVDHHRDLFDGVTEAIGEVGGFSFTVNENLRLYLVETAQKGMHWMRLTVEGTAGHGSMTNNDNAITELCEAVGRLGRHQWPVRVTKTVRSFLDELSDALGTPLDPEDMEATLAKLGGIAKMVGATLRNSAAPTMLGAGYKVNVIPGQATAHVDGRFLPGHEEEFLADLDRILGPRVKREDVHGDKALETSFDGDLVDAMQLALKAEDPIARAVPYMLSGGTDAKSFDDLGIRCFGFAPLKLPPELDFAGMFHGVDERVPVDGLKFGVRVLDRFIDAS
- the chpH gene encoding chaplin ChpH; amino-acid sequence: MIKKVVAAAAATGGLVLAGAGMAVADSGAQGAAIGSPGVLSGNVVQVPVHVPVNVCGNTVSVIGLLNPTFGNTCINA
- a CDS encoding MBL fold metallo-hydrolase, whose amino-acid sequence is MAARIDHLVTSGTFSLDGGTWDVDNNVWIVGDDTEAIVIDAAHDAAAILAALDGRTLRAIICTHAHNDHIDAAPALAAATGARILLHPDDQPLWKQTHPDHTPDGELADGQILTIAGTDLKVLHTPGHAPGAVCLHAPDLGTVFTGDTLFQGGPGATGRSFSHFPTIVDSIRDRLLTLPPETVVRTGHGDTTTIGAEAPHLEEWISRGH
- a CDS encoding amino acid permease; translated protein: MSDRTLPAADTLSATPPATASGASPHVDAGDAGYRKDLKSRHINMIAVGGAIGTGLFLGAGGRMANAGPSLFIAYAVCGVFAFFVVRALGELVLYRPSSGAFVSYAREFMGEKGAYTAGWLYFLNWSTTAIADITAAATYAHFWAMFSDVPQWILALIALAVVLAANLISVKYFGEMEFWFAIIKVGALVAFMLIGIFLIVTSHEVGGHTPGLSTITDNGGIFPSGVMPMLLLIQGVVFAYASVELCGVAAGETENPEKIMPKAINSIMWRVGLFYVGSVVLLALLLPYTAYSGDQSPFVTVFDKLGIPGAAGVMNLVVLTAALSSLNSGLYSTGRILRSMSLAGSAPKFTGVMNKGGVPYGGILLTAAFGVLGVGLNYLMPGEAFELVLNFASIGIIGTWAMIMVCSLLFVNRSKEGRVTRPGYQLPWAPYTQIVTLVFLGSVLVLMWMDGGISRTTVNCLPLIGLLLVGGWFLVRKRVRATAATFKD
- a CDS encoding chaplin, whose translation is MRQVTRKGLITIVAAGGVIALGGGYANADSGANGKASNSPGVASGNTVQVPVHVPVNACGNTISVIGLINPAFGNTCANVSKPGRGDSSAEGGTSNSPGVGSGNTVQVPVDVPVNACGNSVTVIGGLNPTFGNGCGNGVEPTHPGNPGNPGNPGNPGNPGNPGNPGNPGTPGNPGTPGNPGDSGEPGGPGTPNGPNTPGTRTITQPQASEELAETGSGPLGMIVPAGAGLLLAGSLLYRRARRSA
- a CDS encoding RluA family pseudouridine synthase — protein: MRRRTKAPVAPLPQRDGIDPARVRLPEDPDGAWTTVGDHLRDRFGGAVGIARVEEMLAGGRFVGTDGPLDGEEPYTAGLYLWFHRDFPAEERVPFEIGVVHRDERILVVDKPHFLATMPRGRHVTETALARLRRELGLPTLQPAHRLDRLTAGLVLFVVRPGDRGAYQTLFRDRSVGKEYEAVAPYDPAVVLPVTVRSRIVKERGVMAAREEPGEPNAESRIELVEHREGLGRYRLLPATGRTHQLRVHMNALGLPILHDPVYPVVREDGPEDFGRPLQLLARTLEFTDPFSGTPLRFESRLRLSGLG
- a CDS encoding gluconokinase, whose translation is MSTTSPTVPQVVVVMGVAGTGKTTIGPLVADALGVPYAEGDDFHPAANVAKMSAGIPLDDADRGPWLDAIGEWAHGREGNGGVVSSSALKRIYRDRLRAAAPGVVFLHLTGDRELIERRMNERKGHFMPTALLDSQFAALQPLQGDEAGVAVDVSGSPGEIAARAVAALRRLAR